Proteins co-encoded in one Hyla sarda isolate aHylSar1 chromosome 4, aHylSar1.hap1, whole genome shotgun sequence genomic window:
- the LOC130367341 gene encoding uncharacterized protein LOC130367341, protein MSKQPRTEQSKSVTSEKRQSTNARQRGQTFHHKELVDMVRLIDELSATRAPRGQVNQQKHDIMSQVATYLKEKYGTFHTPKQVKKRFSDLKVRETRRLGSIRRQIAEEHEPKEDTQLQAKCTDEEEPSVSGNCNKPDENQEMLVCPETEYFTLHLQPIDSEKFEQLPEPQRENPETKTIRFLDRRLCQMQEELTSQMSTLIQKMEEKINAKLDHVLARITVLEEKCNVLNP, encoded by the exons ATGTCCAAACAACCACGCACTGAGCAGTCCAAAAGTGTCACGTCAG AGAAAAGACAGTCCACAAATGCAAGACAACGGGGGCAAACCTTCCATCATAAAGAACTTGTGGATATGGTTCGGCTCATTGATGAGTTGAGTGCCACACGTGCCCCAAGAGGGCAGGTGAACCAGCAAAAACATGACATAATGTCTCAAGTAGCTACCTATCTTAAGGAAAAATATGGAACATTCCACACTCCCAAACAAGTAAAAAAACGGTTCTCCGACTTAAAGGTTCGCGAAACTCGTAGACTGGGGTCTATTCGCCGACAGATTGCTGAAG AACATGAGCCAAAGGAAGACACACAGTTGCAGGCAAAATGTACAGATGAGGAGGAGCCAAGTGTTAGTGGCAATTGCAACAAGCCAGATGAGAATCAG GAAATGTTGGTTTGCCCGGAAACAGAATATTTTACATTGCATTTGCAACCCATTGATAGTGAAAAATTTGAACAACTTCCAGAGCCACAAAGGGAGAATCCAGAAACCAAAACTATTAGATTTCTGGATCGGAGGCTATGTCAAATGCAAGAAGAGTTAACTAGCCAAATGTCCACCTTAATCcaaaaaatggaggagaaaataaATGCAAAACTTGACCATGTGCTCGCTCGAATTACTGTTTTGGAAGAAAAATGCAATGTTTTGAATCCGtaa